AGCATCAGGGCTTCGATTTCCCCAGCTTTCGCCCGATGTCCGTTGACAGCGAAGCGCTTTCGCACATCCGTATGGACGCTGCTATCGACTGGCTGATTGGAGATAAATTGACATGAGCAACCCTCAGCCGCGCCGGGATTTCCAGACGGATGAAACACCCGCCCCCAGCGCAGAACAGCTGCGTCAGCGTGAGAGCTTTGCAGCGACTGAATCGCATCAACCGCTGACCACCCAGGCAGACATCAAAGCACTGCCAGAAGCAAGCCTAGGTACACCCCGCAAACGCCGCTGGGGGTTGATGTTTGCCCTGGCGGGAGGCGCCACTTTAGGCACCGTGGAACTGGCCACCGGCATTCCGGACGCCTTTTCCCAGTCACAGTGGATGACCATGGCCTGGCAGCTGTTTGGCATTAGTTTGATTGGTTTAGGCGGACTGTCGTTGTTGAAAGAGCTTGGCCGTCTGCGCCGCTTGAAGCGCCACGACCGATTACGCCATGACTTAGCCGAACTGCCACAACGCTCTACCAAACAAGCCCAATCCATGGCAGAGCAGCTTAAGCGCCAGCTAAAACTGAGCGACGATGACCCGCATTGGCTGGCATTTCAACGCGCCTGCCAGTCTCACCACAGCGGTGAAGAGATACAAACGCTGCTGCGCTACCACCTACTGGCACCCCGCGACCGCGAAGCCCAACGGCTGATTACCCGTATGTCTGGTGAAACCGCCATTATGGTGGCTATCAGCCCGCTGACGTTAGTGGATATGGCACTGGTGGCCTGGCGTAGCCTTGCCATGGTCGACAGACTCTGCCGACTTTATGGATTGGAACTAGGCTATGCCAGTCGCTTGCGGCTTTTTCGCAATGTGCTGCACAACATGGCCTTTGCCGGAGCCAGCGAACTGGCCACCGATGCCAGTATGGATATGCTCTCACTTGACTTGGCAGGCAGGCTTTCCGCCCGTGCGGGCCAAGGCCTGGCAACCGGCTTGCTGAGCGCCCGTTTGGGGCTTCGCGCCCAGCGTCTATGTCGCCCTGTGGCTTTTACCCCAGAAGAACAGCCCAAACTGGCCGACCTCCGCCAAGATCTGTGGCGGCAAATCAAACGGCTGGATAAAGACACTGCCCCCGCCACGCGTCGTTAAAAGTAAGCGCATTTCGTAAGCGAACGCCCCCTCCCACAAAGTAGCGCTGAATGCCTTTGTGGGAGGCCGACTTATTTACGCCAAGCGCTGTTCAGTCTCGGCATCGAACAGCACTGCGCGGGCCATATCGACTCGCAGCGACAGGCGTTCGCCGGGGGCAATTGCGCATTTAGGCCCTACTCTGGCAGTGATTTCCTGCTCACCGAGCGGCAGGCGTAGCAGAATATCGGCACCGGTCGGCTCAACGACGCTTACCTTGGCCTCCATTAACGTCCCTTCCGCCTGCTCACTTAGCCGCACATCTTCTTCGCTGAAGTGTTCTGGTCGCAGACCGAGGATAATCGGCTTATTCAGCTGTTCAACGAGCCCCGCTGCGTTGCGTTCAGAGGGCCATGGCAGCAGAACATCGTCTTCGTCAGGGGTGGCAATCCGCAATGCATAGCCATCGCCCGCCGCTTCCAGCGTCGCACGAATAAAGTTCATCGATGGTGAGCCCATAAAGCCCGCGACGAACATATCGACTGGGTTGTTATACACCTCATCGGGACTGCCAAGCTGAAGAATATGACCATCGCGCATCACGGCAATACAGTCAGCCAGGGTCATTGCTTCAACTTGGTCATGGGTGACGTAAACAATCGTGGTGCCTAAGCGCTGGTGGAGCTTTTTAATCTCGGTGCGCATATCTACCCGTAGTTTTGCGTCCAGGTTTGATAGCGGTTCGTCAAATAGATACACCTTAGGCTCACGGGCCAGCGCCCGCCCCATCGCCACCCGCTGGCGCTGGCCACCGGAAAGTTGGGCAGGCTTACGTTCAAGCAGGTGAGAGATTTGCAGCAGGTCGGCCACGCGCTCTACGGCAGCGACACGCTCGGCTTTGGGCACCTTGCGCATTTCCAGGCCAAAGCTGATGTTTTGCCGTACGGTCATGCTGGGATAAAGCGCGTAGGACTGAAACACCATGGCAATATCCCGTTCAGCGGGCGTGCGCCAAGTGACGTCTTCGCCGTCGATATAGATATTGCCGCTAGTCACGGGCTCAAGCCCAGCGATGGCGTTCATCAAAGTAGATTTACCACAGCCAGATGGCCCCACCAAAATCAGGAACTCACCAGAATCAATCGAAATACTGACATCTTTCAGCACCCGCTCGCTGCCGAACTCTTTGCGCACATTGTGAATTTCTAACGCTGCCATAATGAAAATCCTATTGTAAAGCGACTGACAAACTCCACTTAGTTGGATCGGTCAAAAGCAGCCCGTAGCGGGGGTCTTTCGCCATGGATGGCGAAAGTAGCGCCCATGGATGGGTTCACAGCGCCCCCGCCGAGGGCTGCTTCTGACCGTCTAGAAATGGTTGCTGCCATTCACTTAGTTGTTATTAGCCTTTCACGGAGCCTGCCGTCAGCCCGCGCACGAAATACTTTCCGGCCAGCACATACACCACCAGCGTTGGCAGCGCAGCAATCATCGCCGCGGCCATATCGACGTTGTACTCACGCACACCGGTGGACGTATTCACCAGATTGTTGAGCGCCACCGTCACCGGCTGGGTGTTGTGGGCCGAAAACGCCACGCCGAACAGAAAGTCGTTCCAAATCTGGGTGAACTGCCAAATCACCGACACCACAATAATCGGCGCGGAAACCGGCAATAAAATGCGCCAAAAAATACGGAAAAACCCCGCGCCATCCAGCTTCGCTGCCGACACTAGTTCGTTAGGAATCCCGACATAAAAATTGCGGAAAAACAGCGTAGTGAAGGCGATGCCAAAGACCACATGAACCAAAATCAACCCTGCACGTGAGCTGGAAAGCCCTAACCAGCCCAGGGTTTGTGCCATCGGTAGCAGCACCACCTGAAACGGGATAAAGCAGCCAAACAGCATCAGCGCGAAGACCAACTCAGAGCCTTTAAAGCGCCATTTGGTCAATGCATAGCCGTTTAGCGCCCCGACCGTGGTGGAGATCAGCACCGCCGGAATCACAATCGCAAAGGAGTTCCAAAAATAGCCACCTACCCCTTCACAGCGCATACCGGTACACGCTTCTCCCCAGGCCTTCGTCCAGGGTTCAAGGGTTGGATTTTGCGGCAGTGACAGCAGCGTACCCGCGCTAATTTCACTCAACGGCTTGATAGAGGTCATCAGCATGACCACCAGCGGCAGGATATAAAACAGCCCCGCCACGATAAGTACGCCATAAAGCACGGCACGCAAAAGCCGCGCGGCGGGCGTTTGCCGACGAATCACGTTAGCCATGTTTACGGCTCCTTAATTCGGAATAGAGGTAAGGAATCAAAATAGCCAGAACGCCGCCGAGCATTAACATGGCGCTGGCGGAGCCAAGCCCGATCTGGGCACGGTTAAAGGCATGGGTGTACATAAAGGTGGCCGGTAGGTCGGTGGCGTAGCCAGGCCCGCCGCCGGTTAACGCTACCACTAAGTCAAAGCTCTTAATCGCAATATGGGCCAGAATCATCACCGCGCTGAACACTACCGGGCGCAGGCAAGGCATCACTACTCGCCAGTAAATGCGCGGCAGGCTAGCACCGTCTAACTGAGCCGCTTTGACGATGCTGTCATCGATACCCCGCAGCCCCGCCAAAAAGAGCGCCATCACAAAGCCAGATGCCTGCCAAACCGCAGCAATCACCAGGGTATAAATCGCCATATCCGGGTTAATGATCCAGTCAAAGCGAAACGACTCAAACCCCCAGCTTTGCACCATCGCCTGGATGCCCAACTGCGGGTTGAGTAGCCACTTCCACACCACACCGGTGACGATAAACGACAGCGCCATGGGGTAGAGATAAATCGTGCGCAACGCACCCTCTTGGCGAATTTTCTGATCCAATAAAATTGCCAGCAGTGCGCCAATCACCAGGCAAATCGCAATAAATAGAACGCCAAACACCATTAGATTGGTGGACGCTACCCACCAACGCTCGTTGGCCATCAGCCGCGAATACTGGCCAAAACCGACAAAGTCGTAGCTTGGCAGCATGCGCGAGCTGGTTAGAGAGAGCACAAAGGTCCACAGCATAAAGCCGTAAACAAAAAACAGAGACACCGCTACAGAAGGGGCTAGCACCAGGCGTGGTAGCCAAGCTTGCAGCCAGCCAGACGCCGTCGGTCGCACTGCAGTGCGCGTCGTGGGTTCGCTCATGAGATAATTCCTCGCCAGTCAACCGCTAGCGCCGTCGTTGCGGCGGCGCTAGTTACGTCACTTATAAAAAAGTACGCGGTGGCTTAAAAAGAGGCGGTTTCAGCCGCACTCACTAACCGTTGGGCGGCTTCTTCGGCAGGCATATCGGTATCGTTGAAGTAGTTGGTCACGACATCAAAGATTGCTCCCTGAACATCAGCGCGTACCGCCATGCCATGGGCCATGCTGGGAACTAAGCCCCCTTCATCAGCAGTGCGCTGGAAGTCGGCAAGCGACTGCTGGGCACAACTATCGAACTCACTCATATCCAGATCAGGCCGCGCTGGAATGGAACCTTTGGCGAGGTTAAAGGCTTCTTGGAAGGTCGGCTCTAAGACTAGGCGCGCCAG
This genomic window from Halomonas sp. TD01 contains:
- a CDS encoding carbohydrate ABC transporter permease, translating into MSEPTTRTAVRPTASGWLQAWLPRLVLAPSVAVSLFFVYGFMLWTFVLSLTSSRMLPSYDFVGFGQYSRLMANERWWVASTNLMVFGVLFIAICLVIGALLAILLDQKIRQEGALRTIYLYPMALSFIVTGVVWKWLLNPQLGIQAMVQSWGFESFRFDWIINPDMAIYTLVIAAVWQASGFVMALFLAGLRGIDDSIVKAAQLDGASLPRIYWRVVMPCLRPVVFSAVMILAHIAIKSFDLVVALTGGGPGYATDLPATFMYTHAFNRAQIGLGSASAMLMLGGVLAILIPYLYSELRSRKHG
- a CDS encoding carbohydrate ABC transporter permease, encoding MANVIRRQTPAARLLRAVLYGVLIVAGLFYILPLVVMLMTSIKPLSEISAGTLLSLPQNPTLEPWTKAWGEACTGMRCEGVGGYFWNSFAIVIPAVLISTTVGALNGYALTKWRFKGSELVFALMLFGCFIPFQVVLLPMAQTLGWLGLSSSRAGLILVHVVFGIAFTTLFFRNFYVGIPNELVSAAKLDGAGFFRIFWRILLPVSAPIIVVSVIWQFTQIWNDFLFGVAFSAHNTQPVTVALNNLVNTSTGVREYNVDMAAAMIAALPTLVVYVLAGKYFVRGLTAGSVKG
- a CDS encoding YcjF family protein, with the translated sequence MSNPQPRRDFQTDETPAPSAEQLRQRESFAATESHQPLTTQADIKALPEASLGTPRKRRWGLMFALAGGATLGTVELATGIPDAFSQSQWMTMAWQLFGISLIGLGGLSLLKELGRLRRLKRHDRLRHDLAELPQRSTKQAQSMAEQLKRQLKLSDDDPHWLAFQRACQSHHSGEEIQTLLRYHLLAPRDREAQRLITRMSGETAIMVAISPLTLVDMALVAWRSLAMVDRLCRLYGLELGYASRLRLFRNVLHNMAFAGASELATDASMDMLSLDLAGRLSARAGQGLATGLLSARLGLRAQRLCRPVAFTPEEQPKLADLRQDLWRQIKRLDKDTAPATRR
- a CDS encoding ABC transporter ATP-binding protein, which gives rise to MAALEIHNVRKEFGSERVLKDVSISIDSGEFLILVGPSGCGKSTLMNAIAGLEPVTSGNIYIDGEDVTWRTPAERDIAMVFQSYALYPSMTVRQNISFGLEMRKVPKAERVAAVERVADLLQISHLLERKPAQLSGGQRQRVAMGRALAREPKVYLFDEPLSNLDAKLRVDMRTEIKKLHQRLGTTIVYVTHDQVEAMTLADCIAVMRDGHILQLGSPDEVYNNPVDMFVAGFMGSPSMNFIRATLEAAGDGYALRIATPDEDDVLLPWPSERNAAGLVEQLNKPIILGLRPEHFSEEDVRLSEQAEGTLMEAKVSVVEPTGADILLRLPLGEQEITARVGPKCAIAPGERLSLRVDMARAVLFDAETEQRLA